The following proteins are encoded in a genomic region of Rudaeicoccus suwonensis:
- a CDS encoding family 43 glycosylhydrolase: MRRRSGMVALAIGAVAVMGVVPAAHASTGTYPAPRVGSKITTANIADPSMLSGEHNGHYYLYTTGSGGIAVYRSTKPGSGYTYDRTISFKGYSLQWAPHVEYASGRYFLFFTAEHNTSQHCVEMAASSTPDRGYTAYGALKCDSQINQGWEAIDPTVYETGSHNYYLVWRRGHVVNFPGGQYQIMAEAITLHGSGKPVTMTPKKEAFALTPIQNSVIEAPSLVFHNGRFWLFVSRNAYNTATGPSAYLTQVWSGTKLGMFTNRGTVMSSGAKYGYGPGGGEATLTNGTTYFAYEFITAGSGTNHVTRHVDIATISWKSGSPVVG, from the coding sequence ATGAGACGACGTTCAGGCATGGTGGCGCTGGCCATCGGAGCAGTGGCAGTCATGGGGGTGGTGCCGGCTGCGCACGCCTCGACGGGCACCTATCCCGCACCGCGAGTCGGCTCGAAGATCACGACGGCGAACATCGCCGATCCGAGCATGCTCAGCGGCGAACACAACGGGCATTACTACCTCTACACGACCGGCTCCGGCGGCATCGCCGTCTACCGCAGCACCAAACCGGGCAGTGGATACACCTACGACCGAACAATCAGTTTCAAGGGGTACTCCCTCCAGTGGGCGCCGCACGTCGAATATGCCTCCGGGCGATATTTCCTGTTCTTCACCGCGGAGCACAACACCTCTCAGCACTGTGTCGAGATGGCGGCGTCGTCGACACCCGATCGCGGCTACACGGCATACGGCGCCTTGAAGTGTGATTCCCAGATCAACCAGGGCTGGGAAGCGATCGACCCGACCGTCTACGAGACGGGATCACACAACTACTACCTGGTATGGCGCCGCGGTCATGTCGTGAACTTCCCGGGCGGGCAGTACCAGATCATGGCGGAGGCCATCACGCTGCACGGCTCGGGCAAGCCGGTCACGATGACGCCGAAGAAGGAGGCATTCGCGCTGACGCCGATCCAGAACAGCGTGATCGAAGCGCCGAGTCTGGTGTTCCACAACGGCCGGTTCTGGCTGTTCGTGTCGCGGAACGCGTACAACACCGCGACCGGGCCTTCGGCATACCTGACGCAGGTCTGGTCGGGCACCAAACTTGGCATGTTCACCAATCGCGGGACGGTGATGTCGTCCGGGGCGAAGTACGGATATGGGCCGGGCGGCGGCGAAGCCACCCTGACGAACGGCACGACGTATTTCGCCTACGAATTCATCACGGCCGGCTCGGGCACCAACCATGTGACACGGCACGTCGATATCGCGACCATCTCGTGGAAGTCAGGATCGCCGGTCGTCGGATAG
- a CDS encoding phospholipase D-like domain-containing protein — protein MPRRIPRLTVALVATTAFGAVAAGTVTAAAPAHASTSSEYTLITEPADNYQQIYTFIDSAKKTLDMTMYELVDTTAEQDLVADAARGVDVRVILDTNLEKSNNQAAYTYLTDNGVHVVWANTTYAATHQKTITVDGDESAIMTGNLTSRYYSTSRDFAVLDTNKVDVAAIEKVFNADYSHTAITPTDGDNLVWSPTDAETKLLGVINSATTSLNIENEEMSSSAIVDALCNAAENGVQVDVTMTDNSDYDSEFTQLTDAGVSVHLYAEDAPLYIHAKVIVADAGQSDAQAYVGSINFSTASMTKNRELGFITSDSAIVNGLNSQLSSDFAGGTAYSS, from the coding sequence ATGCCCCGTCGAATTCCCCGTCTCACGGTTGCGCTCGTCGCGACGACCGCCTTCGGTGCGGTCGCTGCCGGAACCGTCACGGCCGCAGCTCCCGCGCACGCCAGCACCAGCAGCGAATACACCCTCATCACCGAGCCCGCCGACAACTACCAGCAGATCTACACCTTCATCGACAGCGCCAAGAAGACCCTCGACATGACGATGTACGAGCTGGTCGACACCACGGCAGAGCAGGACCTCGTCGCCGATGCCGCACGCGGGGTCGACGTGCGCGTCATACTCGACACGAATCTGGAGAAGTCGAACAACCAGGCGGCATACACCTACCTGACCGATAACGGCGTGCATGTGGTGTGGGCCAACACGACGTATGCCGCGACTCACCAGAAGACGATCACGGTGGACGGTGACGAGTCGGCCATCATGACTGGCAACCTGACGTCGCGCTACTACTCGACATCTCGTGACTTCGCCGTCCTCGACACCAACAAGGTCGACGTCGCAGCGATCGAGAAGGTCTTCAACGCCGACTACTCGCACACCGCGATCACGCCGACCGATGGCGACAACCTGGTGTGGAGCCCGACCGACGCCGAGACGAAGTTGCTGGGCGTGATCAACTCCGCGACCACCTCGCTGAACATCGAGAACGAAGAGATGAGCTCTTCTGCCATCGTCGATGCGCTGTGCAATGCCGCTGAGAACGGCGTGCAGGTCGACGTGACGATGACCGACAACAGCGACTATGACAGCGAGTTCACCCAGCTGACCGACGCTGGAGTCTCGGTGCATCTGTATGCCGAAGACGCGCCCCTTTACATCCATGCCAAGGTGATCGTCGCCGACGCCGGCCAGAGCGACGCCCAGGCGTATGTCGGTTCGATCAACTTCTCGACGGCTTCCATGACCAAGAACCGCGAGCTCGGCTTCATCACCAGCGACTCCGCGATCGTGAACGGCCTTAATTCCCAGCTGTCTTCGGACTTCGCCGGCGGGACTGCCTACAGCTCCTGA
- a CDS encoding TetR/AcrR family transcriptional regulator — translation MKNVSDAGKPQFGEDVATEWLLGSDGAMSLRMGRASAGQGRSGEPALGKAADHYVRRLHFITAAIDLWGACGYSHVTISGLAERTGVTYGSMRSCFANRDELVQECVRVARERIGLDKSGYVAAAHDANQLVETFIDDVCTSMRVHASLHRIRYDLLSQSMFDEGLVADAQSIHAAWMSGISGFAERLHALGGSGSDAVVTTRVIEDLFARTMHRHTVDSADAARLLAADLRAYVEHLLGRTADESI, via the coding sequence GTGAAGAATGTTTCCGATGCTGGCAAGCCGCAGTTTGGTGAGGACGTGGCCACCGAATGGCTGTTGGGCTCCGATGGAGCGATGAGTCTCCGCATGGGCCGGGCGTCCGCTGGTCAGGGACGAAGCGGCGAGCCTGCCTTGGGGAAGGCGGCGGATCACTACGTCCGCCGCCTTCATTTCATCACAGCTGCGATCGACCTGTGGGGCGCCTGCGGCTACTCCCACGTGACCATCAGCGGTCTCGCGGAACGCACCGGCGTGACGTATGGCTCGATGCGTTCGTGCTTCGCGAACAGGGATGAACTTGTCCAAGAATGTGTTCGAGTGGCGCGAGAAAGGATCGGCCTCGACAAATCGGGGTACGTTGCTGCAGCGCATGACGCGAATCAACTCGTGGAGACGTTCATCGATGATGTCTGCACAAGTATGCGAGTACACGCATCGCTCCATCGGATTCGATATGACCTGCTGAGCCAGAGCATGTTTGATGAAGGTCTTGTCGCTGATGCACAGTCGATTCATGCGGCGTGGATGAGCGGAATCAGCGGCTTTGCCGAGCGCCTTCACGCATTGGGTGGGTCGGGATCGGATGCCGTAGTCACAACCCGGGTGATCGAGGATTTGTTCGCTCGAACGATGCATCGTCACACGGTGGACAGCGCCGATGCCGCTCGCTTGCTGGCGGCTGACCTCCGGGCGTATGTGGAGCACCTGCTCGGCCGCACGGCAGATGAAAGCATCTGA
- a CDS encoding HutD/Ves family protein, protein MIRLADARTMPWLGGGGITHEFARHPAEGDFGWRLSVAEVQQDGPFSRLDGVDRVIVLCSPGRMVLHVPDPLELQRFSPYVFDGGADVRCIIPDGPTLDFNVMTRRGVYVADVVTLANETADIDVPTDGLAFVFCMDGTVTCGDELRTFDLVQLDKPATVDAGGGAAAVVTIVAARPGVA, encoded by the coding sequence ATGATCCGCCTCGCGGACGCAAGGACGATGCCATGGTTGGGCGGCGGCGGTATCACCCACGAGTTCGCACGGCATCCGGCAGAAGGCGACTTCGGCTGGCGGCTGAGCGTGGCGGAGGTGCAGCAGGACGGCCCTTTCTCCCGGCTCGATGGTGTCGACCGGGTGATCGTGCTCTGCTCGCCCGGGCGGATGGTGCTGCATGTGCCGGATCCGCTCGAGTTGCAACGGTTTTCGCCATACGTCTTTGACGGTGGTGCCGACGTCCGCTGCATCATTCCCGACGGGCCGACGCTCGATTTCAACGTCATGACCCGGCGCGGTGTGTATGTCGCGGACGTGGTGACCCTCGCGAACGAGACCGCGGACATCGACGTGCCGACGGACGGGCTTGCCTTCGTGTTCTGTATGGACGGCACCGTGACGTGCGGCGACGAGCTGCGCACGTTCGACCTGGTTCAACTGGACAAACCTGCAACTGTCGACGCCGGAGGCGGCGCAGCAGCCGTTGTCACGATCGTGGCGGCACGACCCGGCGTCGCCTGA
- the ppk2 gene encoding polyphosphate kinase 2 — protein sequence MTDNETPAIQHAQPAPTVHDGRTDTGTTPGLTEMMGGKGLKLPDSSGEVWKVGYPYDVKMTRGEYERIKLSLQIEMLKMQAWVKETGQKVVIAFEGRDAAGKGGAIKRFTEHLNPRGATVVALEKPTERELTQWYFQRYVQHLPASGEIVFFDRSWYNRAGVEHVMGFCTDEQYAEFMRSCPQIEQMWVNSGITLVKLWFSVGRQEQIRRFESRAVDPVKQWKLSPTDLASLDKWSAYTDAKEAMFEHTDTPWAPWTVIKSNDKKRGRIEAMRFVLDKLDYPNKDRAIIGYPDPKIVGSGKQILDEGENGFQGGYRSGR from the coding sequence GTGACCGACAACGAGACTCCCGCCATACAGCACGCGCAGCCTGCACCGACCGTCCACGACGGTCGCACCGACACCGGCACCACACCGGGTCTCACCGAAATGATGGGCGGCAAGGGTCTCAAGCTGCCGGACAGCAGCGGAGAAGTGTGGAAGGTCGGCTATCCGTACGACGTGAAGATGACCCGCGGCGAGTACGAGCGGATCAAACTCTCGCTGCAGATCGAAATGCTCAAGATGCAGGCGTGGGTCAAAGAAACCGGGCAAAAAGTGGTCATCGCCTTCGAAGGGCGTGATGCGGCCGGCAAGGGTGGCGCCATCAAACGCTTCACCGAGCACCTCAACCCCCGCGGCGCCACCGTTGTCGCATTGGAGAAACCGACGGAGCGCGAACTCACGCAGTGGTATTTCCAGCGATATGTGCAGCACCTTCCGGCCAGCGGCGAGATCGTGTTCTTCGACCGGTCCTGGTACAACCGCGCGGGCGTCGAGCATGTCATGGGCTTTTGCACCGACGAGCAGTATGCCGAGTTCATGCGCTCGTGCCCGCAGATCGAGCAGATGTGGGTGAATTCCGGAATCACGCTCGTCAAGCTGTGGTTCTCCGTCGGGCGGCAGGAGCAGATCCGCCGGTTCGAGAGCCGAGCGGTCGACCCGGTCAAGCAATGGAAACTCAGCCCGACCGACCTGGCGAGCCTCGACAAGTGGTCGGCATACACCGACGCCAAAGAGGCGATGTTCGAGCACACCGACACCCCGTGGGCGCCGTGGACGGTCATCAAATCCAACGACAAGAAGCGCGGCCGTATCGAGGCGATGCGATTTGTGCTCGACAAACTCGACTACCCCAACAAGGACCGCGCCATCATCGGCTACCCCGACCCCAAGATCGTCGGCTCCGGCAAACAGATCCTGGACGAGGGCGAGAACGGATTCCAGGGCGGTTATCGGTCCGGCCGATGA
- a CDS encoding DUF6328 family protein, with protein sequence MNNDAHSDDDSSADEIRDRNWRELLQELRVTQTGVQILAGFLVTLPFQQRFASLEVRQKWIYGLALAFGIGATMLLIAPVSSHRLLFRHHDRQMLLTLGNRLAKAGLAALGITMTLVLMLVFSMLVNFVAGIVAAVIAVAIFVIVWVALPLGVSRSGS encoded by the coding sequence ATGAACAACGACGCGCACTCCGACGACGACAGCTCGGCCGACGAGATCCGGGATCGCAACTGGCGAGAACTGCTCCAAGAACTGCGCGTCACGCAGACCGGTGTGCAGATCCTTGCGGGGTTCCTCGTGACACTGCCCTTCCAGCAGCGATTCGCATCGCTTGAAGTGCGGCAGAAGTGGATCTACGGCCTGGCACTCGCGTTCGGCATCGGGGCGACCATGCTGCTCATCGCACCGGTCAGCTCGCACCGGCTGCTCTTCCGTCACCACGACCGGCAGATGCTGCTGACCCTCGGAAACCGGCTGGCCAAGGCGGGATTGGCCGCTCTCGGCATCACGATGACGCTGGTGCTGATGCTGGTTTTCAGCATGCTCGTAAACTTCGTCGCCGGCATCGTCGCGGCCGTGATCGCCGTGGCGATCTTCGTCATCGTGTGGGTTGCCCTTCCCCTCGGAGTCAGCCGCTCCGGTAGTTGA
- a CDS encoding ATP-binding protein: protein MDPIRNPYAPGAGQRPPELAGRDEQLQTFNVVLERVSRGRPERSVVLTGLRGVGKTVLLNALRSAAVRAKWGTGKLEARPDQRLRRPLSSALHQAVRELGHAQTEDVDQVLGVIKSFAQRDAGTGAKLRDKWSPGIDAPAVTGRADSGDIEIDLVELLSDAGGLAADLGRGIAIFIDEMQDLHPDDVSALCAACHEISQASLPVIVVGAGLPHLPAVLSASKSYSERLFRYSRIDRLPRESADLALQSPAESEDASFEPAALDAMYDATGGYPYFIQAYGKVAWDVAPSTPVTAADIAVAAPAAEAELAVGFFGSRYDRATPGEREYLRAMADAAGELPVEERDEVESVPTAAVAAVLGRKPQSLSPARDALLKKGLIYSGERGRIAFTVPHFGRYLRTAG from the coding sequence GTGGATCCGATACGCAATCCCTATGCGCCCGGCGCCGGGCAGCGCCCGCCGGAACTGGCCGGCCGCGACGAGCAACTTCAGACGTTCAACGTGGTGTTGGAGCGGGTGTCGCGTGGGCGGCCCGAGCGGTCGGTCGTGCTGACCGGGCTGCGTGGCGTAGGCAAGACGGTGTTGCTGAATGCGTTGCGGTCAGCGGCTGTTCGCGCCAAGTGGGGCACCGGCAAGCTAGAGGCCCGTCCGGACCAGCGGCTGCGTCGGCCGCTGTCGTCGGCGCTGCATCAGGCGGTTCGCGAACTCGGACACGCGCAGACCGAGGACGTCGACCAGGTGCTCGGCGTGATCAAGTCGTTCGCGCAACGGGATGCCGGGACCGGCGCGAAGCTGCGCGACAAGTGGAGCCCCGGCATCGACGCGCCCGCCGTCACCGGTCGTGCCGACTCGGGCGACATCGAGATCGATCTCGTCGAATTGCTTTCTGACGCAGGCGGATTGGCAGCCGACCTCGGTCGCGGCATCGCGATCTTCATCGACGAGATGCAGGACCTGCATCCCGACGACGTGTCCGCGTTGTGCGCCGCGTGCCACGAGATCAGTCAGGCTTCGCTGCCGGTGATCGTGGTCGGCGCGGGACTGCCGCATCTGCCGGCGGTGCTGTCGGCGTCAAAGTCATACAGCGAGAGGCTTTTTCGCTATTCACGCATCGATCGGCTGCCGCGCGAGTCGGCGGACCTGGCGCTGCAGTCGCCGGCCGAATCCGAGGACGCCAGCTTCGAGCCGGCCGCCCTCGACGCAATGTATGACGCAACCGGTGGTTACCCCTACTTCATCCAGGCCTACGGCAAGGTCGCGTGGGATGTCGCACCCAGCACACCCGTGACCGCCGCAGACATCGCTGTTGCGGCCCCTGCGGCGGAGGCTGAGTTGGCGGTCGGATTCTTCGGATCCCGTTATGACAGAGCGACTCCCGGCGAACGCGAGTACCTGCGTGCGATGGCCGATGCCGCCGGTGAGTTGCCCGTCGAGGAGCGGGACGAGGTGGAATCGGTGCCGACGGCGGCGGTCGCGGCGGTGCTGGGGCGCAAGCCGCAGTCGCTCTCGCCGGCGCGCGACGCCTTGTTGAAGAAGGGCCTGATCTACTCCGGCGAGCGGGGACGCATTGCGTTCACCGTCCCGCACTTCGGCCGCTACCTCCGTACGGCGGGTTGA
- a CDS encoding NYN domain-containing protein — MAEALPLKKRALRGRRLVLVDIENEIGGAVIDEAEAALAQHAIDEAICLAGCDQVVIGVSHIGVLPTYLGWPGCRIVVRSGPDGADLALLEVLNKERIAERFDEVVLASGDAIFADAVAALGAAGVSVTVLTRIGSCSRQLRMAAGKTVYVDACAARFGGVA; from the coding sequence ATGGCGGAAGCGCTCCCGCTCAAGAAGCGTGCACTGCGAGGGCGGCGACTCGTCCTGGTTGACATTGAGAACGAGATTGGTGGCGCCGTCATCGACGAGGCAGAGGCCGCGCTGGCGCAACACGCGATCGACGAAGCCATCTGCTTGGCCGGATGCGATCAGGTCGTCATTGGCGTGAGCCACATTGGAGTGTTGCCGACGTACCTGGGCTGGCCGGGATGTCGCATCGTCGTGCGATCGGGCCCGGACGGTGCGGACCTCGCGCTCTTGGAAGTGCTGAACAAGGAACGCATCGCGGAGCGGTTCGACGAGGTGGTCCTCGCATCTGGTGATGCCATCTTCGCCGATGCTGTTGCCGCTCTGGGTGCGGCTGGCGTTTCGGTCACTGTTCTCACGCGGATCGGGAGCTGTTCGCGGCAGTTGCGAATGGCTGCAGGTAAAACTGTGTATGTGGATGCATGCGCGGCGCGATTCGGAGGTGTGGCGTGA
- a CDS encoding N-6 DNA methylase, producing the protein MELLLAVAVEQMTGGDTRSLRPRVTAEPVVNMKRVLATVPPEELADVTDFALERLARAQIKMGADFGFVGSRTTKLLANLAAARRPKTLYDPACGIAAALLATVGLGATPERLIGHDVNKRALTIAAQRAALQNVELELTCTDVVGEDVDPDLRADTIIAEPPFGLRLTNADRLTDRRFVAGPPPAASADMAWLQHVIAHLTDEGRGYVVTPNGPLFRGGQERAIRAELVRRGCVEAIVALPGKLLPHTALPLAVWVLRRPAETQADGAVLFIDATMEPAPEDSVAKWLNDPSSLDGVPNRVVPVTDVLVGDAALQPARWVEPETPEPAEIAGRYSSGWHIIDQEIQELRAAGSSAAPVPNFPAARVMTIGELIDQAVLEVRAGQTKHKLEELPADVRSRVVTATDLRMNELPTHDKFIDHADLTQPGDVLVNTTPAIRALVDASGGNLPTAGLHRIRVLASDALAAEYLCAVLAGPWNDRFRGGSTVQRARLLDLEIPMLPLADQRAAVDALLNLSQLQSRAKSLADGASNTATSLLEALRYGASLTDTSTGDVGDSQDNAEKATKGTK; encoded by the coding sequence GTGGAGCTTCTGCTGGCTGTTGCGGTTGAGCAGATGACAGGTGGAGACACCCGGTCTCTTCGTCCGCGGGTCACTGCCGAACCCGTCGTGAACATGAAGAGGGTTCTCGCGACGGTCCCGCCTGAGGAACTCGCCGATGTCACGGACTTCGCGCTTGAGCGCCTTGCTCGAGCTCAAATCAAGATGGGCGCAGACTTCGGATTTGTCGGGTCCCGAACGACGAAGCTTCTTGCCAACCTCGCTGCTGCCAGAAGGCCCAAGACTCTGTACGACCCGGCGTGTGGCATTGCTGCGGCACTTCTCGCGACAGTTGGCCTCGGCGCGACACCAGAGCGTCTGATCGGGCACGACGTAAACAAGCGAGCGCTCACGATCGCTGCTCAACGCGCCGCGCTTCAGAATGTGGAGCTCGAACTGACGTGCACGGATGTCGTTGGCGAGGATGTCGACCCCGACCTCCGTGCTGACACGATCATCGCGGAACCACCATTCGGGCTCCGCCTCACGAATGCGGATCGCCTGACGGATCGTCGCTTTGTCGCCGGTCCGCCACCGGCTGCCTCAGCTGATATGGCGTGGTTGCAGCATGTGATCGCACACCTGACCGACGAAGGCCGCGGATATGTGGTAACCCCGAATGGCCCGCTGTTCCGGGGAGGTCAGGAACGAGCGATACGTGCCGAACTCGTTCGCCGTGGATGTGTTGAAGCCATCGTCGCGCTGCCCGGAAAACTGCTGCCGCATACGGCTCTCCCGCTCGCGGTGTGGGTGCTGAGACGGCCCGCCGAAACGCAGGCCGACGGCGCCGTCCTCTTCATCGACGCGACGATGGAACCCGCGCCCGAGGACTCGGTTGCGAAGTGGCTGAACGATCCGTCGTCATTGGACGGCGTCCCGAACCGTGTTGTGCCGGTGACTGATGTGCTGGTCGGCGACGCTGCTCTTCAGCCTGCCCGTTGGGTCGAGCCAGAGACTCCCGAACCTGCCGAGATAGCAGGGCGCTACTCCTCCGGTTGGCACATCATCGACCAGGAGATTCAGGAGCTACGTGCTGCAGGGTCATCGGCAGCCCCCGTTCCAAACTTCCCTGCAGCCCGTGTGATGACGATTGGTGAACTCATCGATCAGGCAGTCCTCGAGGTACGTGCCGGGCAAACCAAGCACAAGCTTGAGGAGCTTCCGGCCGACGTACGTTCTCGGGTCGTTACTGCCACTGACCTCCGAATGAATGAGCTACCGACGCACGACAAGTTTATCGATCACGCAGACCTGACACAGCCCGGAGATGTTTTGGTCAACACCACCCCGGCCATCCGCGCGCTGGTGGACGCCAGCGGAGGCAATCTGCCGACGGCCGGCCTCCACCGCATACGTGTGCTTGCCAGTGATGCCCTCGCCGCGGAGTACCTCTGTGCGGTGCTTGCGGGCCCTTGGAACGACCGCTTCAGAGGTGGCAGTACCGTCCAACGAGCGCGGCTCCTCGATCTGGAGATTCCGATGCTGCCGTTGGCCGATCAACGTGCCGCGGTCGACGCGCTGCTCAATCTTTCACAGTTGCAGTCGCGGGCGAAAAGCCTTGCCGATGGCGCCAGCAACACGGCGACCTCCTTGCTCGAAGCCCTCCGCTACGGTGCGTCATTGACTGACACTTCGACAGGCGATGTCGGCGATAGCCAGGACAATGCTGAGAAGGCCACGAAGGGGACCAAGTGA
- a CDS encoding N-6 DNA methylase → MFLKRISDVYLEEYSQALDESNGDHEFAGFAENHRFAIPRGNLWPDIRNRTENIGTALQTAFREIEKANPDTLYGIFGNASWTNKDKLPDRKLADLIEHFSTKTLSNANVTPDVFGNAYEYLIKRFADQSNKKAGEYYTPRSVVALLINILDPQEGETIYDPACGTGGMLIEVIEHVKAAGGSPKTLWGKLYGQEKVLATSAIARMNLLVHGVEDFRIVREDTLRSPAFYADDSHLVQFDCVVANPPFSLKNWGETAWATDKWGRNDLGGVPPKGYADWAWVQHMLISAKYATGRVAVVLPQGALFRQGAEARIRTDIMKSGAVEAVIGLAPNLFYGAGLAACVLILRTKKPANRRDQVLFINGETLFKRGRNQNTLEPCHAQQILDVYEGYADVEGLAHVASFEEIAGNGYNLNIPLYVSPVDTGERLSLADALANLEAAHGEVVKTRAGLEAELAKWGLGEIA, encoded by the coding sequence ATGTTCCTCAAACGGATCAGTGACGTCTACCTCGAGGAGTATTCGCAAGCCCTCGATGAGTCGAATGGTGACCACGAGTTTGCAGGATTCGCAGAAAACCACCGATTCGCGATTCCGCGGGGAAACCTCTGGCCGGATATCCGCAACCGCACAGAAAACATCGGCACCGCCTTGCAGACCGCGTTCCGAGAGATCGAGAAGGCTAACCCTGACACCCTCTACGGCATCTTTGGCAACGCCAGCTGGACCAACAAGGACAAGCTGCCCGACCGCAAGCTCGCCGACCTGATCGAGCATTTCTCCACCAAGACGCTGTCCAACGCGAACGTAACACCGGACGTGTTCGGCAACGCGTATGAGTACCTGATCAAGCGCTTCGCGGACCAGTCCAACAAGAAGGCGGGTGAGTATTACACGCCGCGGTCCGTCGTCGCGTTGCTGATCAACATCCTCGACCCGCAAGAAGGGGAGACCATCTACGATCCGGCCTGCGGCACCGGTGGGATGCTAATCGAGGTCATTGAGCACGTGAAGGCCGCCGGCGGTAGCCCCAAGACGCTGTGGGGCAAGCTCTACGGTCAAGAGAAGGTCCTTGCCACCTCAGCAATCGCCCGCATGAACCTGCTGGTGCACGGCGTCGAAGACTTCCGGATCGTTCGCGAGGACACCCTCCGCAGCCCGGCGTTCTACGCGGACGACAGTCATCTGGTGCAGTTCGACTGCGTCGTCGCCAACCCACCGTTCTCACTCAAGAACTGGGGTGAAACTGCCTGGGCAACCGACAAGTGGGGCCGCAACGACCTTGGCGGGGTGCCACCGAAGGGCTACGCCGACTGGGCATGGGTGCAACACATGCTCATCTCTGCGAAGTACGCAACGGGCCGAGTTGCAGTTGTTCTCCCGCAGGGCGCGTTGTTCCGTCAGGGCGCCGAAGCACGCATCCGCACCGACATTATGAAGAGCGGTGCTGTCGAGGCGGTGATCGGACTCGCTCCCAATCTCTTCTACGGGGCAGGCCTGGCCGCGTGTGTCCTCATTCTGCGGACGAAGAAGCCAGCGAATCGGCGGGACCAGGTCTTGTTTATCAACGGTGAGACCTTGTTCAAGCGCGGTCGTAACCAGAACACGCTTGAGCCGTGCCATGCCCAGCAGATCCTCGACGTCTACGAGGGGTATGCCGACGTCGAGGGCCTCGCACATGTTGCGTCGTTTGAGGAGATCGCCGGCAACGGCTACAACCTCAACATCCCTCTGTATGTCTCACCGGTCGACACCGGCGAGAGACTCTCACTCGCCGACGCGCTGGCTAACCTCGAGGCGGCGCATGGCGAGGTAGTCAAGACCCGGGCGGGGTTAGAAGCAGAGTTGGCGAAGTGGGGACTGGGGGAGATCGCGTGA